A stretch of the Pedobacter sp. MC2016-14 genome encodes the following:
- a CDS encoding YceI family protein: MATTKWVLDPTHSELQFKVKHLMITTVTGSFNDFSAEVATESDDFENAKASFTAQVASINTGNADRDGHLKTGDFFDAEQFPTISFESASFTKDGDDYKLKGDLTIKGVTKPVVLNVEFGGTATDPWGNTKAGFTLNGKINRGDFGLTYNAALETGGVMLSDEVRLLGELQFVKQA; the protein is encoded by the coding sequence ATGGCAACTACTAAATGGGTATTAGACCCAACCCATAGCGAACTTCAGTTTAAAGTAAAACACTTAATGATTACCACCGTAACTGGTAGTTTTAATGATTTTTCAGCAGAAGTTGCTACTGAAAGCGACGATTTTGAAAATGCTAAAGCCTCTTTTACTGCACAGGTAGCTTCTATCAACACTGGAAATGCGGACAGAGACGGGCATTTAAAAACAGGTGACTTTTTTGATGCAGAACAATTTCCTACAATTTCATTTGAATCTGCTTCATTCACCAAAGATGGAGACGATTACAAATTAAAAGGAGACCTTACCATTAAAGGTGTTACAAAGCCTGTTGTACTTAATGTAGAATTTGGTGGTACAGCTACAGACCCATGGGGAAATACTAAAGCCGGTTTTACTTTAAATGGAAAAATTAACAGGGGTGATTTTGGCTTAACTTACAATGCAGCCCTTGAAACAGGTGGCGTAATGCTGAGCGACGAAGTTCGCCTATTGGGTGAACTACAGTTTGTAAAACAAGCTTAG
- a CDS encoding glycosyltransferase family 4 protein encodes MKVALINTSDAGGGAPVASMRLLKALESAGVDVKFVTQQKKTEEAAVTEVSNGLFSRLKAKFDFLYERLPFIFFYAKNKSVRFAFSTANAGTSIADNAAILDADILHLHWTNSGFLSIADLKELLKLGKPIVWTLHDMWTFTGGCHYAGTCDHFMNQCGHCYFLTHPGPDDLSNKGWLRKADMYTASKNIAFVTCSSWLADVARKSSLLKGFSIQSIPNPIDTEVYAPKDKLAMRQKWKVSINAKIILFGAANINDRRKGITYLVNALEHLKRDYVSSTPIEVMIFGKNKHFDVTQLPFPVHSLNMISSQQDLAELYSLADVYVLPSVEDNLPNTVMEALSCGTPVVAFNTGGLPEMIVHQKNGYLAKFESSADLAKGIYEILMSNHAPELSLQARNKVLNSFTAHKVSHQYLEVYQSLIL; translated from the coding sequence ATGAAGGTTGCACTGATCAATACATCTGATGCCGGGGGCGGGGCACCTGTTGCAAGCATGCGGTTGTTAAAAGCCCTGGAATCAGCCGGTGTTGACGTAAAATTTGTAACGCAGCAAAAAAAAACCGAAGAAGCCGCGGTGACGGAGGTAAGCAATGGTTTGTTTAGCCGCTTAAAGGCGAAATTTGATTTTTTATACGAGCGCTTGCCCTTTATCTTTTTTTATGCGAAAAATAAGTCTGTTCGGTTTGCGTTTTCAACAGCAAATGCAGGAACAAGCATTGCAGATAATGCGGCAATTTTAGACGCAGACATTCTTCATTTACACTGGACAAATTCTGGCTTTCTTTCTATTGCTGATTTAAAGGAATTGCTGAAGCTTGGCAAACCAATAGTATGGACCTTACACGATATGTGGACTTTTACAGGTGGTTGCCATTATGCAGGCACCTGCGATCATTTTATGAATCAGTGTGGACATTGTTATTTTCTAACTCATCCCGGGCCTGATGACCTTTCAAATAAAGGCTGGTTGCGGAAGGCCGATATGTATACCGCTTCAAAAAATATAGCGTTTGTTACTTGTAGCAGCTGGCTTGCGGATGTAGCTAGAAAAAGTAGTTTGCTAAAAGGTTTTTCTATCCAGTCTATCCCTAATCCTATTGATACCGAAGTATACGCTCCTAAAGATAAACTGGCTATGCGTCAGAAATGGAAAGTAAGTATTAATGCTAAAATCATCTTATTTGGTGCAGCAAACATTAACGACAGGCGCAAGGGCATTACTTACCTGGTCAACGCGCTTGAGCACTTAAAAAGAGATTACGTTTCTTCCACGCCAATCGAAGTTATGATTTTTGGGAAAAATAAACATTTTGATGTTACTCAATTGCCTTTTCCTGTCCATTCTCTAAACATGATCAGTTCCCAGCAAGATTTGGCAGAACTTTACAGCCTGGCTGATGTATATGTGCTTCCTTCTGTGGAAGATAATTTACCTAATACAGTTATGGAAGCATTATCCTGCGGCACGCCGGTTGTTGCCTTTAATACCGGGGGGCTTCCGGAAATGATAGTTCATCAAAAAAATGGCTATTTGGCAAAATTTGAATCTTCAGCGGATCTTGCAAAAGGTATATATGAAATTTTAATGAGTAACCATGCTCCTGAACTATCTTTACAGGCCAGAAATAAAGTCCTTAATAGTTTTACAGCCCATAAAGTTTCTCATCAATACCTTGAAGTATATCAATCCTTAATCCTCTAA
- a CDS encoding YjjG family noncanonical pyrimidine nucleotidase, with the protein MIKHIFFDLDHTIWDFDRNAEETLTGLYHHYQLDTLGLNSAADFISVYTENNHQLWADYHLGKITKEILRAQRFSKTFIQMGIQPDRIPAQFEEDYVRISPTKTNLFEGTEKVLSYLQKKYTLHIISNGFKETTLTKMDVCGLNCYFKNVIISEDVGVNKPDRRVFEYALEKAAALKSESIMIGDSLEADIRGAQDFGMKAIYFNPLNKEKPADVAWQIFHLEELLEHF; encoded by the coding sequence ATGATTAAGCATATATTTTTTGATTTAGACCATACCATTTGGGATTTTGACCGCAATGCAGAGGAGACTTTAACCGGTTTGTATCACCATTACCAACTGGATACATTGGGTTTAAATTCTGCTGCAGATTTTATTTCGGTTTACACAGAAAATAACCACCAGCTTTGGGCAGATTATCATTTGGGAAAAATCACCAAAGAAATACTTAGGGCCCAGCGTTTTAGCAAAACCTTTATCCAAATGGGGATTCAGCCTGATCGTATTCCCGCTCAGTTTGAGGAGGACTACGTGCGCATCAGTCCTACGAAAACGAACTTGTTTGAAGGAACGGAAAAGGTACTGTCATATCTTCAAAAAAAATATACTTTACATATCATTTCTAACGGCTTTAAAGAAACTACGCTTACAAAGATGGATGTGTGCGGACTAAATTGTTATTTTAAAAATGTGATCATTTCTGAGGATGTTGGCGTAAACAAGCCTGATAGACGTGTTTTTGAATATGCGTTGGAGAAAGCAGCTGCATTGAAGTCTGAAAGTATTATGATTGGCGATAGTTTGGAAGCGGACATCAGGGGGGCGCAGGATTTTGGAATGAAGGCCATCTATTTTAATCCTTTGAATAAGGAAAAGCCAGCAGATGTGGCATGGCAGATTTTTCATTTGGAAGAATTGCTGGAACATTTTTGA
- a CDS encoding Crp/Fnr family transcriptional regulator: MLDKLKTYLQKSIALTDEQFDSVAKDLKVKKFDKNEILLSKGEVSTKTYFVTDGLLRSYSIDSKGKTHIIQFAPELWWMSERNGVLFNEASEFFIDAIEPTEAIIISKDFMVNAAQLVPCFGDLNNKMLNNAIRFMQKRINMLLSATAEERYLDFIKLYPNLTLRVPQWMIASYLGITPESLSRVRKDLAHKHFRP, from the coding sequence ATGCTCGACAAACTAAAAACCTATTTACAGAAAAGCATAGCACTTACTGATGAACAATTCGATTCAGTAGCAAAAGATCTCAAAGTAAAAAAGTTCGATAAGAATGAAATCCTGCTGTCCAAAGGAGAAGTTTCAACCAAAACTTATTTTGTAACTGATGGCCTGCTACGCAGCTATTCTATAGATAGCAAAGGGAAAACCCACATCATTCAATTTGCTCCTGAACTTTGGTGGATGTCAGAACGGAATGGAGTACTGTTCAATGAAGCCTCAGAGTTTTTTATTGATGCCATTGAACCTACTGAAGCCATAATTATTTCCAAAGATTTCATGGTTAACGCCGCACAACTTGTACCTTGTTTTGGTGATCTTAACAACAAAATGCTGAACAATGCCATACGTTTCATGCAAAAGCGCATCAACATGCTGCTTAGCGCTACCGCAGAAGAGCGTTACCTGGATTTCATTAAACTTTACCCCAACCTAACCCTTAGGGTACCGCAATGGATGATTGCCTCCTACCTGGGCATTACGCCCGAGTCGTTGAGCCGGGTACGTAAAGACCTTGCCCACAAACATTTCAGACCCTAA
- the porV gene encoding type IX secretion system outer membrane channel protein PorV, which translates to MNLKYFLRIVFGTTFLLTTYFNSGAQGVDPVTQTNGSTINNIVTGVPFLLITPDSRAAGMGEAGVAIEGDVNAASINPAKLAFLEKRYGFSVSYSPWLKNIVDDVSLTYLSGFYKLDDQSTVGASLRYFSLGKIQLIDANQTDQGTYSPNEFAVDATYSRRFGETFSLGTSIRYVRSGLTSGQFNGQDTKAATALAADVSALLKKPVYLIGKEALLSAGINISNIGSKLSYSDDGTRYFLPTNLKIGAASTFLLDKSNELTFALDFNKLMVPTQPSYDVDGNIIAGKNPNRSVPAGIFGSFNDAPGGFKEEVKEVNVAFGMEYWYKKQIAFRTGYFYESPDKGDRRYFTLGAGFKYSNYNLDISYLIANQQRSPLANTLRFTLLFNFDSK; encoded by the coding sequence ATGAATTTAAAATACTTTCTAAGAATTGTATTTGGTACCACTTTTTTACTAACAACATATTTTAATTCGGGGGCACAGGGAGTAGATCCGGTTACGCAAACTAATGGGAGTACAATAAACAATATTGTTACCGGAGTGCCGTTTTTGCTCATTACTCCAGACTCCAGGGCGGCAGGAATGGGAGAAGCTGGTGTAGCTATTGAGGGGGATGTTAACGCTGCCAGTATCAATCCGGCTAAATTGGCTTTCTTAGAAAAACGTTACGGATTTTCAGTTTCGTACAGTCCCTGGTTAAAAAATATTGTTGATGATGTGAGCCTGACTTATTTAAGCGGCTTTTATAAATTAGATGATCAAAGTACCGTAGGCGCTTCATTACGTTATTTTTCTCTTGGTAAAATTCAGCTTATTGATGCCAACCAAACAGATCAGGGTACCTATAGTCCTAATGAATTTGCCGTTGATGCTACCTATTCGCGCCGTTTTGGCGAAACGTTTTCATTGGGAACATCTATCCGTTATGTGAGGTCGGGATTAACATCGGGGCAATTTAATGGTCAGGATACAAAGGCCGCTACAGCTCTGGCGGCAGATGTTTCTGCCTTATTAAAGAAACCAGTGTACTTAATTGGTAAAGAGGCGCTGCTATCAGCGGGAATTAACATTTCAAATATCGGTTCTAAACTGAGTTATTCTGATGATGGTACCAGGTATTTTTTGCCTACTAACCTCAAAATTGGGGCTGCTTCTACTTTTTTACTGGATAAAAGCAATGAGCTTACATTTGCGCTTGATTTTAATAAGCTGATGGTGCCTACGCAACCCAGTTACGATGTAGATGGGAATATTATTGCAGGTAAAAATCCAAACCGATCTGTGCCTGCAGGGATCTTTGGCTCTTTTAACGATGCTCCGGGAGGCTTTAAAGAGGAGGTGAAAGAAGTAAATGTGGCTTTTGGTATGGAATATTGGTACAAGAAACAAATTGCTTTTAGAACTGGATATTTTTATGAAAGCCCGGATAAGGGCGACCGGAGATACTTTACCCTGGGTGCCGGATTTAAATACAGTAATTACAATTTAGACATATCTTACCTTATTGCCAATCAACAAAGGAGTCCGCTGGCCAATACCTTAAGATTTACACTGCTGTTTAATTTTGACAGTAAATAA
- a CDS encoding pirin family protein: MEATTKMVSGILNAPAPHMVGDGFRVHNFFPSGYKIKMSPFFLLDYNAKMEFSARTNPRGVGVHPHRGFETVTIAYHGAVAHHDSAGNSGVIYPGDVQWMTAASGILHKEYHELEYSQKGGPFQMVQLWVNLPAKDKMSSPKYQGISHKNLGQYTLPQNGGTIEVIAGEYQGVIGSASTFSTINVYNARLNKAGKAIFDFPEKFNTGFMVIEGSIRINNNEIANADQFIHFKNEGTQIEIEALENSVVLVLNGQPINEPIAQYGPFLMNKPEEIQLAISDYNQGKFGYLDE, from the coding sequence ATGGAAGCAACAACAAAAATGGTGTCGGGCATTTTAAATGCACCGGCACCACATATGGTAGGAGATGGTTTTAGGGTGCATAATTTTTTCCCAAGTGGTTATAAAATTAAAATGAGTCCCTTTTTTCTACTGGATTATAATGCTAAAATGGAATTTTCCGCGCGTACCAATCCACGTGGTGTAGGCGTACATCCACACCGGGGATTTGAAACGGTAACCATTGCCTACCATGGTGCAGTAGCACACCATGACAGTGCGGGCAACAGCGGGGTTATTTATCCAGGTGATGTTCAATGGATGACTGCAGCTAGTGGCATCCTGCACAAAGAATACCATGAACTGGAATACAGTCAAAAGGGCGGCCCCTTCCAGATGGTGCAACTTTGGGTAAACCTACCGGCAAAAGACAAAATGAGCAGCCCAAAATACCAGGGCATCAGCCATAAAAACCTTGGCCAATATACACTGCCCCAAAATGGTGGCACCATCGAAGTCATTGCTGGCGAATATCAGGGGGTAATAGGGTCTGCAAGCACTTTTAGTACAATTAACGTTTACAATGCCAGGCTTAATAAGGCAGGAAAAGCAATATTTGATTTCCCCGAAAAATTCAACACCGGCTTTATGGTTATCGAAGGTTCAATCAGGATCAATAACAATGAAATCGCAAATGCGGACCAATTTATCCATTTTAAAAATGAAGGTACGCAGATTGAAATAGAAGCTTTAGAAAATAGCGTGGTACTGGTACTTAATGGACAGCCAATTAATGAGCCAATTGCACAGTATGGCCCATTTTTAATGAATAAGCCTGAAGAAATTCAGCTAGCCATCAGTGACTATAACCAAGGTAAATTTGGCTATTTAGATGAATAA
- a CDS encoding glycosyltransferase has product MQNFAPIALFVYNRPQHTERTLKFLKQNELAAESRLFIFSDGAKSSKDEDKVAEVRELLKTIDGFKSIEIIESDINLGLAASIIAGVTKLVKDYKQVVVFEDDLISSPHTLTYFNNALNKYREKDKVMHIGAYMYPLKSVEEYQEDAFFYRAATSWGWATWERSWQYFEPDIDLLMSRFDADKRNEFSINHTMNYWKQMIEFKKGKNNSWAIRWYASIFLRNGLTLNPVHSLVNNIGHDGTGVHSGINDIYNVIINPKPITKFPTEIKEDLIVYKALKNFFANRKGTLWQRIKRYVIQQIG; this is encoded by the coding sequence ATGCAGAATTTTGCACCCATAGCCTTATTTGTTTATAACAGGCCACAGCATACCGAGCGGACTTTAAAGTTTTTAAAGCAAAATGAACTGGCAGCAGAAAGCAGGCTGTTCATTTTTTCTGATGGCGCAAAGAGCTCAAAAGATGAAGATAAAGTGGCGGAAGTTAGGGAACTTTTAAAAACTATAGATGGTTTTAAATCAATTGAAATCATTGAAAGTGATATTAACCTTGGGCTGGCGGCTTCAATTATAGCTGGTGTTACAAAGCTGGTTAAAGATTATAAGCAGGTGGTTGTATTTGAAGATGACCTCATCAGCTCTCCTCATACGCTTACTTATTTTAATAATGCATTGAATAAATACCGCGAAAAAGACAAGGTGATGCATATTGGGGCCTATATGTACCCGCTAAAGTCGGTAGAAGAATATCAGGAAGATGCATTCTTCTATCGTGCGGCTACCAGTTGGGGTTGGGCAACCTGGGAGAGGTCATGGCAATACTTTGAACCAGATATTGATCTGTTAATGTCGAGGTTCGATGCAGATAAACGAAATGAATTTTCCATAAATCATACCATGAACTATTGGAAGCAAATGATCGAATTTAAAAAAGGCAAGAATAATTCTTGGGCCATTAGGTGGTATGCAAGCATCTTTTTAAGAAATGGACTTACCTTAAATCCAGTTCATTCACTGGTAAATAATATTGGCCATGACGGCACTGGGGTGCACTCTGGGATTAATGACATTTACAATGTAATTATAAACCCCAAGCCGATTACAAAGTTTCCGACAGAAATAAAAGAGGATCTTATTGTTTATAAGGCATTAAAAAACTTCTTTGCAAACAGAAAAGGTACACTTTGGCAAAGAATTAAAAGATACGTTATTCAACAGATAGGTTAA
- a CDS encoding thioredoxin family protein, with the protein MRKAFLTLTAILLISGSLFAQQAANTPPTAEQVLLEATALAKKEHKSVFIIFHASWCGWCHKMDDSMNDPAVKTYFDKSYVIRHLTVMEAKGKENLENPGASDLLKKYNSDGYGIPVWFIFDKNRKLLADSHIRPAGTGFEVKGSGIIGCPAAKEEVAEFIAALKKSSSLKENELAAIADRFSKNSQAGH; encoded by the coding sequence ATGAGAAAGGCTTTTTTAACACTTACAGCAATATTACTGATCAGCGGATCCTTGTTTGCGCAGCAAGCAGCCAACACACCTCCAACCGCAGAGCAGGTGCTTTTAGAAGCTACCGCTTTGGCAAAAAAAGAGCATAAAAGCGTGTTTATCATCTTTCATGCTTCCTGGTGCGGATGGTGCCATAAAATGGATGATAGCATGAATGATCCGGCTGTGAAGACCTACTTTGATAAGAGTTATGTAATCAGGCACCTTACCGTAATGGAAGCTAAGGGTAAGGAAAATTTGGAAAATCCAGGTGCTTCAGACTTGTTAAAGAAATACAACAGCGATGGCTATGGTATCCCGGTTTGGTTTATTTTTGATAAAAACAGGAAGTTACTGGCAGACTCGCACATCAGACCTGCAGGCACGGGTTTTGAAGTTAAAGGAAGCGGTATCATCGGTTGCCCTGCTGCTAAAGAAGAGGTGGCAGAATTCATCGCCGCATTAAAAAAATCATCCTCGCTAAAAGAAAATGAACTTGCCGCAATTGCCGATAGGTTTAGTAAAAATAGTCAGGCGGGTCACTAA
- a CDS encoding 3-ketoacyl-ACP reductase, with protein MESLKGKNALITGAGKGIGRAVAIALAQEGVNVGLLARTEADLLKVAEELKPYGIKTVIAVADVADIDAVNKAVAILKNGLGNVDILINNAGTGIFGKFMELEPAQWEQIIKVNLFGPYYVTRSVLPDMIERKTGDIVNISSTAGKNGAAITSAYSASKFGLIGMSESLMQEVRKHNIRVTTLTPSTIATDMAMDLKLTDGNPDKVMQAEDFAELIVAQLKLNRRVFVKEAGIWSTNP; from the coding sequence ATGGAATCATTAAAAGGAAAAAATGCACTGATAACGGGTGCAGGAAAAGGAATTGGCCGCGCTGTTGCCATAGCATTGGCACAGGAAGGCGTTAATGTTGGTTTGCTGGCCAGAACAGAAGCTGACTTGTTAAAAGTAGCAGAAGAACTGAAACCGTATGGTATAAAAACAGTTATTGCTGTTGCGGATGTTGCCGATATTGACGCTGTAAATAAGGCTGTAGCAATTTTAAAAAATGGTTTAGGTAATGTGGATATTCTGATCAATAATGCGGGGACAGGCATTTTTGGCAAATTCATGGAACTGGAGCCTGCACAGTGGGAGCAGATCATTAAAGTGAATCTTTTTGGACCATATTATGTAACTAGGTCAGTATTGCCTGATATGATTGAAAGAAAGACGGGTGATATTGTTAATATTTCTTCTACCGCAGGAAAAAACGGGGCTGCAATAACAAGTGCTTATAGTGCTTCTAAATTTGGATTAATTGGTATGTCTGAATCGTTAATGCAGGAAGTCCGCAAGCATAATATTAGGGTAACAACACTTACACCAAGTACCATTGCTACTGATATGGCAATGGACTTGAAACTCACTGATGGTAATCCTGATAAGGTAATGCAGGCAGAGGATTTTGCGGAACTGATTGTGGCCCAACTTAAACTGAATAGAAGAGTTTTTGTAAAGGAAGCTGGCATCTGGTCTACAAATCCATAA
- a CDS encoding FeoB-associated Cys-rich membrane protein produces MQTSTGIALIIFVIMDIQTVLVIILFVAALFYIGRMLYRSLVVKSGNCGSNCKCGVDFSDVKPENK; encoded by the coding sequence ATGCAGACTTCAACAGGCATAGCTTTAATTATTTTTGTAATTATGGACATACAAACAGTATTGGTAATTATTTTATTTGTAGCAGCATTGTTTTATATTGGCAGAATGCTTTATCGTTCACTTGTTGTAAAGAGTGGCAATTGCGGATCGAACTGCAAGTGTGGGGTCGATTTCTCGGATGTAAAGCCTGAAAATAAATAA
- a CDS encoding bifunctional 2-polyprenyl-6-hydroxyphenol methylase/3-demethylubiquinol 3-O-methyltransferase UbiG produces the protein MEDQLTDRAFWVNYWERKDDLSINIPNNYTFHQQFAQIIENQPIKTAIELGGFPGFYSIFLKKYYNLDVTLLDYFVHQPITNKLLTENGLKEDAIHIIETDLFNYTPEQQYDLVLSCGLIEHFKDTADIINRHINFVKPGGTLFITLPNFKALNGWFQKHFDLENYNKHNIDCMEPALLAQICSNAGLEVIQAKHSGYFSIWLEDEKRKPLPLQLLKKAIWVAGKILTKTIPFNSKQLSPYIIVEAKKPL, from the coding sequence ATGGAAGATCAATTAACTGACAGGGCATTTTGGGTAAATTATTGGGAACGGAAAGATGATTTATCCATCAACATACCAAACAATTATACATTTCATCAGCAGTTTGCCCAAATTATAGAGAACCAGCCTATAAAAACCGCCATCGAGCTCGGTGGATTCCCTGGCTTTTACAGCATTTTTTTAAAAAAATATTATAATCTTGATGTAACCCTGTTAGATTATTTTGTTCATCAGCCAATCACCAATAAACTACTTACAGAAAATGGCTTAAAAGAAGATGCTATTCACATCATTGAAACCGACCTGTTTAATTACACACCTGAGCAGCAATATGACCTTGTACTTTCTTGCGGACTGATTGAACATTTTAAAGATACCGCAGACATCATTAACCGGCACATTAATTTTGTAAAACCTGGAGGTACCTTGTTCATCACCTTACCAAACTTTAAGGCACTAAACGGATGGTTTCAAAAACACTTTGACCTGGAAAACTACAACAAACACAACATTGATTGTATGGAACCGGCTTTATTAGCACAAATTTGCAGCAATGCTGGTCTGGAGGTGATACAGGCAAAGCATTCTGGTTACTTTAGTATCTGGCTGGAAGATGAAAAAAGAAAGCCGCTACCTTTGCAGTTGTTAAAAAAGGCGATTTGGGTAGCTGGAAAAATCCTTACCAAAACAATTCCATTTAATTCAAAACAACTTTCTCCATATATCATTGTTGAAGCCAAGAAGCCACTTTAA
- the ispF gene encoding 2-C-methyl-D-erythritol 2,4-cyclodiphosphate synthase, whose amino-acid sequence MKIKVGFGFDVHQLKDNHPFFVGGVNLEHHKGAFGHSDADVLLHAICDALLGAANLRDIGFHFKNTDPRWKGISSIVLLQETMKLLAEKGWSVGNIDAMLCLEAPKINPHIPQMQKNIAAAIAIDEEDISIKATTNETMGFIGREEGVVAYAVCLIQKAYSSK is encoded by the coding sequence ATGAAAATTAAAGTAGGTTTTGGCTTTGATGTACATCAGCTAAAAGATAACCATCCTTTTTTTGTTGGTGGGGTCAATTTAGAGCACCATAAAGGTGCATTTGGGCATTCGGATGCAGATGTGCTATTGCATGCTATTTGCGACGCCTTATTAGGTGCTGCTAATTTGCGTGATATTGGATTTCATTTTAAAAATACCGATCCCAGATGGAAAGGGATCAGTAGTATTGTGTTGCTGCAGGAAACAATGAAGTTATTGGCAGAAAAGGGTTGGAGCGTAGGGAATATTGATGCTATGTTGTGTTTAGAGGCACCTAAGATCAATCCCCACATTCCGCAAATGCAGAAAAATATTGCCGCGGCAATAGCTATTGATGAAGAAGATATTTCTATTAAAGCAACCACCAATGAAACTATGGGTTTTATAGGCAGGGAGGAAGGCGTAGTTGCCTACGCCGTATGTCTCATCCAAAAAGCTTATTCATCTAAATAG
- a CDS encoding glycosyltransferase family 2 protein gives MNQSPFTLSVITIVYNNARDIERTMRSVLEQSYPHIEYIVIDGASKDGTVDIINLYKSKLTTFISEPDGGIYDAMNKGLSVAKGDYVLFMNSGDELYDKETVAKVFASASNADIYYGETEMFNENWDSLGKRRHQVPETFNWKSFKYGMNISHQAIYVKRSLAPQFDLQYKYSADIDWVIKVAKKATKIVNTRMYVAKYLVGGVSKQKHLDSLKERFRIFNKYYGLVPNVFNHFIIAVKFATYFIRHRRSND, from the coding sequence ATGAACCAATCGCCATTTACATTATCGGTCATCACTATTGTATATAACAATGCCAGGGATATTGAACGTACAATGCGCTCTGTTCTTGAGCAGAGCTATCCACACATAGAGTACATCGTTATTGACGGCGCATCTAAAGATGGCACGGTAGATATTATTAATCTGTACAAATCAAAGCTAACTACATTTATATCTGAGCCGGATGGCGGCATTTATGATGCCATGAACAAGGGGCTTTCTGTAGCAAAGGGAGATTATGTATTATTCATGAATTCTGGAGATGAGCTATACGATAAGGAAACAGTAGCAAAGGTATTTGCCAGCGCATCCAATGCCGACATCTATTATGGTGAAACGGAAATGTTTAATGAGAACTGGGATAGCCTGGGAAAAAGGAGGCATCAGGTTCCGGAAACCTTTAACTGGAAAAGCTTTAAATACGGAATGAATATTAGTCATCAGGCCATTTACGTTAAACGATCCCTGGCACCGCAGTTTGATTTACAGTATAAATATAGCGCTGATATTGATTGGGTAATTAAAGTAGCTAAAAAAGCGACCAAAATTGTAAATACACGGATGTATGTAGCCAAATATCTGGTGGGTGGGGTTTCCAAACAAAAGCACCTGGATAGCTTGAAGGAACGATTTAGGATCTTTAATAAATATTATGGTCTGGTTCCAAATGTATTTAATCACTTCATTATTGCAGTTAAATTTGCCACTTACTTTATTCGGCACAGACGGAGTAATGATTAA